The Magnetococcales bacterium genome contains a region encoding:
- the folD gene encoding bifunctional methylenetetrahydrofolate dehydrogenase/methenyltetrahydrofolate cyclohydrolase FolD encodes MATIIDGKEIARKIREELKAEIALLRQRHKVQPGLAVVLVGSDPASQVYVRNKKRACAEVGIESFSHELVAGTRESELLDLVNRLNQDPFVHGILIQLPLPRQITAQRVLERISPDKDADGFHPLNMGRLFTGNPGFRPCTPWGIMELLRVSGVDPAGRHAVVVGRSNIVGKPVAMLLLAAHATVTICHSRTPDLAAIIRQADILVAAVGQAGLIQGSWIKEGAVVIDVGMNRDPEGHLCGDVDFAAAEQRAAAITPVPGGVGPMTIAMLLKNTVEGAKRSHGLVT; translated from the coding sequence ATGGCAACGATCATCGACGGCAAGGAAATTGCCCGTAAAATCCGTGAAGAGTTAAAGGCGGAGATCGCTCTTCTGCGGCAGCGTCACAAGGTCCAACCCGGCTTGGCCGTGGTTTTGGTGGGCAGTGACCCGGCCTCGCAGGTCTATGTGCGCAACAAGAAACGCGCCTGCGCCGAAGTGGGGATCGAATCGTTTTCCCACGAGCTGGTGGCCGGTACCCGGGAAAGTGAACTCCTGGATCTGGTCAACCGCCTCAATCAGGATCCTTTTGTGCATGGCATTTTGATTCAGCTTCCCCTGCCCCGGCAAATCACGGCCCAGAGGGTTTTGGAGCGCATCTCTCCCGACAAGGATGCGGATGGTTTTCACCCCCTCAACATGGGACGCCTGTTCACCGGCAACCCTGGTTTCCGTCCCTGTACCCCTTGGGGCATCATGGAATTGTTGCGGGTCAGCGGGGTTGATCCGGCCGGTCGTCACGCTGTGGTGGTGGGGCGGTCCAACATTGTCGGCAAACCGGTTGCCATGCTGCTTTTGGCCGCCCATGCCACCGTGACCATCTGCCATTCGCGCACGCCGGATCTGGCTGCCATCATCAGGCAGGCCGACATTCTGGTTGCTGCCGTGGGTCAGGCAGGCCTGATTCAGGGATCATGGATCAAGGAGGGTGCCGTGGTCATCGATGTGGGCATGAATCGCGATCCAGAGGGACACCTCTGCGGCGATGTGGATTTTGCCGCTGCCGAACAACGCGCCGCCGCCATCACACCGGTTCCTGGCGGTGTCGGTCCCATGACCATCGCCATGCTCCTGAAAAATACCGTCGAAGGGGCCAAACGTTCTCATGGTCTGGTGACTTGA
- a CDS encoding uracil-DNA glycosylase: MTVPSMVDSTELLATLGYWEECGVQLPPMSRNPGQAHSPKIRPRMPLLQAKENISLQNNPEFSSRSEPPARVPIRPAPVLPPVTTPAPILPVQEVTIARGGETLEDIQRQVAVCTQCRLAVTRNQTVFGTGSAQAPVVFVGEGPGEDEDRQGEPFVGAAGKLLNRMLQAAGFNRETIYIANVVKCRPPGNRNPLPEEMTACQGYLFRQLTQIQPRVIFAMGKIAITCLLGQTGAVSRVRGKIHEWRGIPVIPSYHPAYYLRQPAQKKAGWQDLLVLLNLLQSGSQDRP; the protein is encoded by the coding sequence ATGACAGTGCCATCCATGGTTGATTCGACAGAGCTGCTGGCCACACTCGGCTATTGGGAAGAGTGCGGCGTCCAACTGCCACCCATGAGCAGGAACCCGGGCCAAGCTCATTCGCCCAAAATCCGGCCCAGGATGCCTTTGTTACAGGCCAAAGAAAATATTTCGTTACAAAACAATCCTGAATTTTCCTCCAGGTCGGAGCCACCGGCCAGGGTGCCGATACGACCAGCACCCGTTTTACCACCCGTGACCACTCCGGCCCCGATCCTGCCGGTCCAGGAAGTGACCATCGCACGGGGAGGAGAAACCCTGGAAGATATTCAGCGACAAGTGGCCGTCTGCACCCAGTGCCGTCTGGCGGTGACACGCAACCAGACCGTCTTCGGAACGGGTTCTGCCCAGGCACCCGTGGTGTTTGTCGGTGAAGGCCCGGGAGAGGATGAGGATCGCCAGGGGGAACCCTTTGTGGGTGCCGCCGGAAAACTCTTGAATCGCATGTTGCAGGCCGCCGGCTTCAACAGGGAGACGATCTATATTGCCAATGTGGTCAAGTGCCGTCCGCCGGGCAACCGCAATCCGCTGCCGGAAGAGATGACCGCCTGCCAGGGCTATCTGTTTCGGCAATTGACCCAGATCCAGCCCCGGGTGATTTTTGCCATGGGCAAGATTGCCATCACCTGCCTGCTGGGTCAGACAGGTGCGGTAAGCCGGGTGCGCGGAAAAATTCACGAATGGCGCGGTATCCCGGTCATTCCGAGTTATCATCCGGCCTATTATCTGCGCCAGCCCGCCCAAAAAAAAGCGGGTTGGCAGGATTTGCTGGTGTTGCTGAACCTGTTGCAGTCCGGGTCGCAAGACCGGCCATGA
- a CDS encoding virulence RhuM family protein, protein MNKGSSKNLTMRNSTVEFLVFTQQAGENSIEVRYENNTIWLTQKLMAELFAVDRSVIAKHLKNIFNDNELDEKAVCANFAHTAADGKVYQTQFYNLDAIISVGYRVNSIRATQFRQWATQVLRNFAIKGFVLDRKRLENGSFLGEDYFERLLEEIREIRLSERRFYQKITDIYATSIDYNKDAPTTREFFAKVQNKLHYAIHGHTAAELIRKRADCSQPHMGLTSWETAPQGKIMKTDVTVAKNYLTADELESLGRVVSAYLDLAEERARRRIPMTMEDWARRLDQFLAFDDREILTDAGRISAKIAREHAESEFEKYRIIQDRLFESDFDREIKVLTESAKGQKKGTVS, encoded by the coding sequence ATGAACAAAGGGTCATCCAAAAATCTGACCATGCGCAACAGCACGGTGGAGTTCCTCGTTTTTACCCAGCAAGCGGGTGAAAACAGCATCGAGGTCCGCTACGAAAACAACACCATCTGGCTTACGCAAAAGCTGATGGCGGAGCTGTTTGCCGTTGACCGCTCCGTGATTGCGAAACATTTGAAAAATATATTTAATGACAATGAGTTAGATGAAAAGGCAGTATGTGCAAATTTTGCACATACTGCCGCCGATGGCAAGGTTTACCAGACACAATTCTACAATCTCGACGCCATCATTTCCGTTGGCTACCGGGTGAACTCCATTCGGGCCACGCAGTTCCGCCAGTGGGCAACGCAGGTGCTGCGGAATTTTGCCATCAAAGGCTTTGTGCTGGACCGGAAGCGATTGGAAAACGGTTCTTTTCTGGGCGAGGATTATTTTGAACGCCTGCTGGAAGAGATTCGGGAGATTCGCCTGAGTGAACGGCGTTTTTATCAGAAAATCACCGATATTTACGCAACCAGCATTGATTATAATAAAGACGCCCCCACAACACGGGAATTTTTTGCCAAGGTGCAAAACAAGCTGCACTACGCCATTCATGGCCATACAGCGGCAGAGTTGATCAGAAAGCGGGCGGACTGTTCGCAACCGCATATGGGGCTGACCAGTTGGGAAACAGCCCCACAAGGCAAAATCATGAAAACCGATGTGACGGTTGCCAAGAACTACCTGACAGCCGATGAACTGGAATCGCTGGGCCGTGTTGTCAGTGCCTATCTTGATCTGGCCGAGGAGCGGGCACGGCGCAGGATTCCCATGACCATGGAGGATTGGGCACGCCGGCTGGATCAATTCCTTGCATTCGATGACCGCGAAATCCTGACGGATGCAGGCCGCATCAGCGCCAAAATTGCCAGAGAGCATGCCGAAAGTGAATTTGAAAAATATCGGATCATTCAGGATCGTCTCTTCGAGTCGGATTTTGACCGGGAAATAAAGGTTCTCACCGAGAGTGCCAAGGGACAGAAAAAAGGGACGGTGTCGTAA
- a CDS encoding AAA family ATPase, with translation MKTITFYSYKGGVGRTLALANVAKYLARFGQKVVVMDFDLEAPGLHYKFGLQHKSEKPLQGVVDILHTFVSQGKLPASLNDFMYEVNIDKTPKRGSIHLLPAGDAPTGAYWRKLAVINWHTLFYAEPAPPGIPLFEELRLWIQHDYAPDFLLIDSRTGITEIGGVAATVMADMVVCLLINNPENLEGVRAIMRSIRKAPRLEDREAVEILPVLTRIPKDADVSIENKILDHVRLVLNEEAYELADTLNVQEIYILHSEPSLQIQEVLAMDGDAKPENSPLLQDYLRLFSRMIPRKTIEPYLEELITEIKLLYFDDPDEAQKKMEALVNFSNHPLAYRSLLKLFEIGRTNPKIVAHFADRYLSLTSNPDDELQKDFLLYCISPLELGP, from the coding sequence ATGAAAACCATCACCTTCTACTCCTATAAAGGTGGCGTGGGCCGAACCCTGGCCCTGGCCAATGTGGCCAAATATCTGGCCCGCTTTGGTCAAAAGGTCGTCGTCATGGACTTTGATCTGGAAGCGCCGGGTCTCCATTATAAATTTGGCCTGCAACACAAATCCGAAAAACCGTTGCAGGGGGTCGTCGATATCCTGCACACCTTCGTCAGCCAGGGAAAACTTCCTGCTTCCCTGAATGATTTCATGTACGAAGTCAACATTGACAAGACACCCAAACGGGGAAGCATCCATCTTCTTCCCGCCGGGGATGCACCGACAGGGGCTTATTGGCGCAAGTTGGCCGTCATCAATTGGCATACGCTCTTTTATGCAGAACCAGCCCCCCCGGGCATACCCCTCTTTGAAGAGTTGCGTCTGTGGATCCAGCATGACTATGCACCGGATTTTTTGTTGATCGATTCGCGGACCGGCATTACAGAAATCGGGGGAGTGGCCGCCACCGTCATGGCCGACATGGTGGTCTGTCTGTTGATCAACAATCCAGAAAATCTGGAAGGTGTCCGCGCCATCATGCGCAGTATCCGCAAGGCACCCCGACTGGAAGATCGTGAAGCCGTGGAAATCCTCCCCGTGCTGACCCGCATTCCCAAGGATGCGGATGTTTCAATTGAAAATAAAATATTGGATCATGTGCGTTTGGTGCTTAATGAAGAAGCTTATGAATTGGCGGATACGCTGAATGTACAAGAAATTTATATTTTACATTCTGAACCATCTCTGCAAATTCAGGAAGTTTTGGCTATGGATGGTGATGCGAAACCTGAAAATTCGCCTTTGTTACAGGATTATTTGCGGCTCTTTTCCCGCATGATTCCGCGGAAAACGATTGAACCTTATCTTGAGGAATTAATTACTGAAATTAAATTATTGTATTTTGATGATCCTGATGAGGCGCAGAAAAAAATGGAAGCATTGGTTAATTTCAGCAATCATCCGTTAGCTTATCGATCTCTTCTTAAGTTGTTCGAAATAGGAAGGACTAACCCTAAAATTGTTGCACATTTTGCTGATAGATATCTTAGTTTAACAAGCAATCCAGATGATGAACTACAGAAAGATTTTCTTTTGTATTGTATTAGTCCTCTTGAACTTGGGCCATAA